Proteins co-encoded in one Acidobacteriota bacterium genomic window:
- a CDS encoding type II toxin-antitoxin system Phd/YefM family antitoxin: MATYNIYEAKAHFSKLVDEATHGKEVVIAKSGKPLLKLVPIEKKTGARRIGGQNLLEITYIAPDFDAPMSEEELKDWGY; the protein is encoded by the coding sequence ATGGCAACCTATAACATCTACGAGGCGAAGGCCCACTTTTCGAAGCTGGTGGATGAGGCGACACATGGGAAAGAGGTCGTGATCGCCAAGTCAGGGAAGCCGCTGCTGAAGCTGGTTCCGATCGAGAAGAAGACTGGAGCGAGGCGGATAGGCGGTCAGAACCTGCTTGAAATTACTTATATCGCCCCAGATTTTGACGCGCCGATGAGCGAAGAAGAGTTGAAGGATTGGGGATATTAA
- the tilS gene encoding tRNA lysidine(34) synthetase TilS, translated as MPSALPFNRDHINPGDRICVAVSGGADSVALLLAVHEANSAKRDALGAGISAVHVHHGIRTAAESGADLTFVQDLCIQLDVPLHIHRADVPTRATENRETLEEAAREVRYAFFRTLIASGHADSILTAHTLDDQAETVLMKLLRGAWTEGLSAIHPIVAVHEPGQRSGKILRPLLATRRSEIESYLRSRNQPWQTDSTNADTAYTRNRIRHELLPQLRTFNPSIDQTLANLAEIAREEESRWQAELSRLLPQILLPGKPVRGGGRAVSTSSGTSSISIEIERLRSLDPALRLRVLRAAARQLGSRISFDDTTRLLALGGFANLPTVAARTGASVHLAAGLRAERSARELRLSRESS; from the coding sequence ATGCCCTCTGCACTTCCCTTCAACCGTGACCACATCAATCCCGGCGATCGCATCTGCGTCGCCGTCTCCGGCGGAGCTGACTCCGTCGCCCTTCTTCTCGCTGTCCACGAAGCGAACTCCGCAAAGCGCGACGCTCTCGGCGCAGGCATCTCCGCTGTCCACGTCCATCACGGCATCCGCACCGCCGCCGAATCCGGCGCCGATCTCACCTTTGTACAGGACCTCTGCATCCAGCTCGACGTTCCACTACACATCCACCGCGCCGATGTGCCGACCCGCGCCACCGAAAACCGCGAGACGCTCGAAGAAGCCGCCCGCGAGGTCCGCTACGCCTTCTTCCGCACACTCATCGCCTCCGGCCACGCCGACTCCATCCTCACCGCCCACACCCTCGACGACCAGGCCGAGACCGTCCTGATGAAGCTCCTCCGCGGAGCCTGGACCGAGGGACTCTCCGCCATCCACCCCATCGTCGCAGTCCACGAACCGGGCCAGCGTTCCGGCAAGATCCTCCGCCCCCTCCTCGCCACACGCCGCTCCGAGATCGAGTCCTACCTCCGCTCCCGCAACCAGCCCTGGCAGACCGACTCGACCAACGCCGACACCGCCTACACCCGCAACCGAATCCGCCACGAACTCCTCCCCCAGCTCCGCACCTTCAATCCTTCTATTGACCAGACGCTCGCCAACCTCGCCGAGATCGCTCGCGAAGAAGAGTCCCGCTGGCAGGCCGAACTCAGCCGCCTACTTCCCCAAATTCTCCTTCCCGGCAAACCCGTCCGCGGAGGAGGCCGAGCCGTATCAACATCATCCGGAACAAGCTCCATCTCCATCGAGATCGAGCGCCTCCGCTCCCTCGACCCCGCCCTCCGCCTCCGGGTCCTCCGCGCCGCCGCCCGCCAGCTCGGCTCGCGTATCAGCTTCGACGACACTACCCGCCTGCTCGCCCTCGGCGGATTCGCCAACCTGCCCACGGTAGCCGCCCGCACCGGAGCCTCCGTCCACCTTGCCGCCGGTCTGCGCGCCGAACGCTCCGCCCGCGAACTCCGCCTTAGCCGTGAATCGTCCTGA
- a CDS encoding LptE family protein, with protein sequence MKLQAAILLTLSMPLTGCGYHTAGTATHIPTNVRTLSVPIFATRVQAYHTEMAFTQAVVRELNTRTKYRIVNNDSPDADATLTGTILSQTITPLTYDATTGQSSSYLVAVTARVVLTASDGHVLYRNNAITFREQYQSTQDLSNFIQEGSPAINRMSRDFAQMLVSDMLESF encoded by the coding sequence ATGAAGCTTCAAGCCGCCATCCTCCTCACTCTCTCGATGCCCCTCACCGGCTGCGGATACCACACGGCCGGCACCGCGACGCACATCCCCACGAACGTCCGTACGCTCTCCGTACCCATCTTCGCCACCCGCGTACAGGCGTACCACACTGAGATGGCGTTCACCCAGGCCGTCGTCCGCGAGCTCAACACCCGCACCAAATACCGCATCGTCAACAACGACTCCCCCGACGCCGACGCCACCCTCACCGGCACCATCCTCTCCCAGACCATCACTCCGCTCACCTACGACGCCACCACCGGCCAGTCCTCCAGCTACCTCGTCGCCGTCACCGCCAGAGTCGTGCTCACCGCCAGCGACGGCCACGTCCTCTACCGCAACAACGCCATCACCTTCCGCGAGCAGTACCAGTCCACCCAGGACCTCAGCAACTTTATCCAGGAAGGTTCCCCCGCCATCAATCGCATGTCTCGGGACTTCGCCCAGATGCTCGTAAGCGATATGCTGGAGTCGTTCTGA
- a CDS encoding type II toxin-antitoxin system VapC family toxin produces the protein MRLLLDSHVLLWWDRDPNKLLGDHHEAISDPGNEIFVSAVTGWELGIKRATGRLVLLDSIGLLAQRFGFIELPITMEHGELAASLPQHHKDPFDRMLVAQATAEGLALVTEDAAIRKYAVTCL, from the coding sequence GTGCGTCTTTTACTGGATTCGCATGTTTTATTGTGGTGGGATAGAGACCCGAACAAGCTGTTAGGCGACCACCACGAAGCGATCAGTGACCCTGGTAATGAAATCTTTGTGAGTGCGGTGACGGGTTGGGAACTTGGCATCAAGCGCGCAACAGGCCGATTGGTTCTGCTTGACTCGATTGGTTTGCTGGCTCAACGGTTCGGGTTTATTGAGCTGCCAATAACGATGGAGCACGGCGAGTTGGCAGCTTCGCTTCCACAGCACCATAAAGATCCGTTTGACCGGATGCTGGTAGCGCAAGCAACGGCTGAAGGGTTGGCACTGGTGACAGAGGATGCGGCTATTCGGAAGTATGCGGTGACTTGTTTGTGA
- the ftsH gene encoding ATP-dependent zinc metalloprotease FtsH — translation MNSTVKQILIWVFMITCVVFLWQFVVKGTGAGQEKNISLTQLLNDADQGKISEVTVNGSEVTGHYRDDKNQFHTTIPANYPDMYKTLRDHGVNITIKDQNSNAWLGFLIQLAPFALLLGLWFFLLRQMQSGGNKAMSFGKSRARLLSMQQKKITFKDVAGVDEAKEELKEIIEFLREAQKFQRLGGRIPKGVLLVGPPGTGKTLLARAVAGEANVPFFSISGSDFVEMFVGVGASRVRDLFEQGKKNAPCIIFIDEIDAVGRHRGAGLGGGHDEREQTLNQLLVEMDGFESNDGVILVAATNRPDVLDPALLRPGRFDRRVIVDRPDIRGREEVLKVHSKKVPMAEDVDLNVLARGTPGFSGADLANMVNEAALTAARYNRKAVHMYDFEVAKDKVMMGAERKSMLLTDEEKKVTAYHEAGHTLVSALREHSDPLHKVTIIPRGMALGVTVYLPEEDQHTVTKEYLETRLATLMGGRCAEEIFLGKMTTGAGNDIERITDLARKMVCEFGMSKLGPMTFGKKEEQIFLGREIAQHRDFSDETARQIDAEVRTFVDVAYQSAYNLLNTNQDIMHRLAAALLERETLDAHEIKLIIEGKDLPPMKSALAAVDPGAGGEAQKILKPDTGRKPGFGEGQPSPA, via the coding sequence TTGAACTCGACCGTCAAACAAATCCTGATCTGGGTCTTCATGATCACCTGCGTGGTCTTCCTGTGGCAGTTCGTCGTCAAGGGTACCGGTGCAGGACAGGAAAAGAACATCTCGCTGACCCAGTTGCTCAACGACGCCGACCAGGGCAAGATCTCCGAGGTCACCGTCAACGGTTCCGAGGTCACCGGCCACTATCGCGACGACAAGAACCAGTTCCACACCACCATTCCGGCCAACTATCCGGACATGTACAAGACGCTGCGCGACCACGGCGTCAACATCACGATCAAGGATCAGAACTCGAACGCATGGCTTGGCTTCCTCATCCAGCTTGCTCCGTTCGCGCTTCTCCTCGGTCTCTGGTTCTTCCTCCTGCGCCAGATGCAGTCCGGCGGCAACAAGGCGATGAGCTTCGGCAAATCGCGCGCCCGCCTGCTCTCGATGCAGCAGAAGAAGATCACCTTCAAGGACGTCGCCGGTGTTGACGAGGCCAAGGAAGAGCTCAAGGAGATCATCGAGTTCCTCCGCGAGGCCCAGAAATTCCAGCGCCTCGGCGGCCGCATCCCTAAGGGTGTTCTGCTCGTCGGGCCTCCTGGAACCGGCAAGACGCTGCTCGCCCGCGCAGTAGCGGGCGAAGCCAATGTTCCGTTCTTCTCCATCTCCGGCTCCGACTTCGTCGAGATGTTCGTCGGCGTCGGCGCATCGCGCGTCCGCGACCTCTTCGAGCAGGGCAAGAAAAACGCCCCCTGCATCATCTTCATCGACGAGATCGACGCTGTCGGCCGTCACCGTGGCGCTGGCCTCGGCGGCGGACACGACGAGCGCGAGCAGACCCTCAACCAGCTCCTCGTCGAGATGGACGGCTTCGAGTCCAACGACGGAGTCATCCTCGTCGCCGCCACCAACCGGCCCGACGTTCTTGACCCCGCGCTCCTCCGCCCCGGCCGTTTCGACCGTCGCGTCATCGTCGACCGCCCCGACATCCGTGGCCGCGAAGAGGTGCTAAAGGTTCACTCCAAGAAGGTCCCCATGGCCGAGGACGTCGATCTCAACGTGCTGGCTCGTGGAACCCCGGGCTTCTCCGGAGCCGACCTCGCCAACATGGTCAACGAGGCCGCCCTCACCGCCGCCCGCTACAACCGCAAGGCCGTCCACATGTACGACTTTGAGGTTGCCAAGGACAAGGTGATGATGGGTGCCGAGCGCAAGTCGATGCTCCTCACCGACGAAGAGAAGAAGGTCACCGCCTATCACGAGGCCGGCCACACCCTCGTCTCCGCGCTGCGTGAGCACTCCGACCCGCTCCACAAGGTCACCATCATCCCGCGCGGCATGGCCCTCGGCGTCACCGTCTACCTCCCCGAGGAAGACCAGCACACCGTCACCAAGGAGTACCTCGAGACGCGCCTCGCCACCCTCATGGGCGGCCGTTGCGCCGAAGAGATATTCCTCGGCAAGATGACCACCGGAGCCGGCAACGACATCGAGCGCATCACCGACCTCGCCCGCAAGATGGTCTGCGAGTTCGGTATGTCCAAGCTCGGCCCCATGACCTTTGGCAAAAAGGAGGAGCAGATCTTCCTCGGACGCGAGATCGCACAGCACCGCGACTTCTCCGACGAGACTGCCCGCCAGATCGACGCCGAGGTTCGCACCTTCGTCGACGTCGCCTACCAGTCGGCGTACAACCTGCTCAACACGAACCAGGACATCATGCACCGGCTCGCCGCTGCCCTGCTCGAGCGCGAGACCCTCGACGCCCACGAGATCAAGTTGATCATCGAAGGCAAGGACCTCCCGCCTATGAAGTCTGCGCTTGCGGCCGTCGATCCCGGCGCGGGCGGAGAGGCCCAGAAGATCCTCAAGCCCGACACCGGCCGCAAGCCCGGCTTCGGCGAGGGCCAGCCTTCTCCGGCATAA
- the ispF gene encoding 2-C-methyl-D-erythritol 2,4-cyclodiphosphate synthase translates to MSMRIGYGFDSHAFKPGVPLVIGGLAIEHPEGLAGHSDGDVLLHAITDALLGAVSAGDIGTFFPPSDPRWKGAASHIFLQTALEEVATAGYKIVNIDTVLVMAKPKIVPIAGELRERVAELLGVKPGEVGIKAKTPEGLNQDHVAVAHATVLLESVKLADAPARMVASADVDDIDEVVKGLVGGAHDVSALGRKRPAFDTDDLT, encoded by the coding sequence ATGAGCATGAGAATCGGTTACGGGTTCGACTCGCACGCGTTCAAGCCGGGGGTTCCACTGGTGATTGGCGGTCTTGCGATTGAACACCCTGAAGGGCTTGCCGGTCACTCGGACGGCGATGTGCTGCTACACGCGATAACGGATGCGCTGCTGGGCGCGGTCTCGGCGGGCGATATTGGGACGTTCTTTCCGCCGAGCGATCCGCGGTGGAAGGGGGCAGCGTCGCACATCTTTTTGCAGACGGCGCTCGAAGAGGTGGCGACGGCCGGATACAAGATCGTGAATATCGACACGGTTCTGGTGATGGCGAAGCCGAAGATCGTCCCGATCGCCGGCGAGTTGCGCGAGCGGGTGGCAGAGCTGCTGGGTGTGAAGCCGGGCGAGGTTGGCATCAAAGCCAAGACACCAGAAGGGTTGAACCAGGATCATGTGGCCGTGGCCCATGCGACGGTGCTGCTGGAGAGCGTGAAGCTGGCGGATGCTCCTGCGCGGATGGTGGCTTCAGCTGATGTCGACGATATCGACGAGGTGGTGAAGGGCCTGGTGGGCGGAGCGCACGATGTCTCGGCGCTTGGGCGGAAACGGCCTGCGTTCGATACGGACGATCTGACCTGA
- a CDS encoding GIY-YIG nuclease family protein: protein MTLNDLLVREHVDLDNVIVLRHRPFEPGLARVLPWLAAEHPKIFNAYQRTQGAVLERSMLKLANKCHIASFLAYGAGKAIFVGLYVVTDSRPITLEQFWKIPEYQQLKEYGMQGFTAAEGRATIEQFDLEPLSFRSEWKGKLIIDWPGGERSWWRRAENNIFTVKAILENSAFDEAMPRWNDISLSWEELKVLPSRWKHSLREWRGIYYIHDSSDNKAYVGSASGSENLLGRWQNYAASGHGTNKLLRQRDPANFKFSILERVSPDMSSSDIVAQENSWKIRLSTRYPYGLNDN from the coding sequence ATGACCCTGAATGATCTTCTGGTTCGAGAACACGTTGACCTCGACAATGTCATCGTCTTAAGACACCGACCGTTTGAACCGGGCTTGGCTAGAGTTTTACCGTGGCTCGCGGCAGAACATCCGAAGATATTCAACGCCTACCAGCGCACTCAAGGCGCGGTCCTTGAGAGATCAATGTTGAAGTTGGCCAATAAATGCCACATCGCAAGCTTTCTTGCGTATGGTGCGGGCAAAGCTATCTTTGTCGGGTTGTATGTCGTAACCGATTCCCGTCCAATCACGTTAGAACAGTTCTGGAAGATTCCTGAATACCAACAGCTCAAGGAATATGGCATGCAAGGATTCACTGCCGCCGAAGGACGAGCCACCATCGAGCAGTTTGATCTGGAACCGCTGTCATTCCGATCCGAGTGGAAAGGCAAACTCATTATTGATTGGCCAGGAGGCGAACGCTCCTGGTGGCGTAGAGCTGAAAACAATATCTTTACCGTGAAGGCGATTTTAGAAAACAGCGCTTTTGACGAAGCGATGCCCAGATGGAACGACATCTCTCTAAGTTGGGAGGAACTCAAAGTTCTTCCATCGCGATGGAAACACAGTTTGCGTGAGTGGCGAGGCATCTACTACATCCATGATTCCTCAGATAACAAAGCATATGTAGGGTCAGCATCCGGATCAGAAAATCTTCTAGGAAGATGGCAGAATTACGCAGCATCCGGACACGGAACGAACAAGCTTCTCAGGCAGCGCGATCCTGCAAACTTTAAATTTTCAATCCTTGAGAGAGTTTCCCCAGACATGAGTTCGTCAGACATTGTTGCTCAAGAAAACTCGTGGAAGATCCGGCTCTCGACGCGGTATCCCTATGGCCTCAATGACAACTGA
- a CDS encoding O-methyltransferase has protein sequence MDQGLWITVDRYLSDTLLPPDHQMENALEANACAGLPAIDVAPNQGKMLNLIARVQGSRRILEIGTLGGYSTIWLARALPADGKLITLELDPKHATVAAANMQRTGLASLVDIRVGPAVESLEKLHAENAGPFDFVFLDADKPNYPVYLDWAVKLSRPGTVILTDNVVREGAIVDKNNADERVQGTRAFLEKLGNHPRLDATAIQTVGSKGYDGFALAVVKP, from the coding sequence GATGGAGAACGCGCTCGAGGCCAACGCCTGCGCAGGCCTTCCGGCAATCGACGTCGCACCCAACCAGGGCAAGATGCTCAACCTCATCGCCCGCGTCCAGGGCTCGCGCCGCATCCTTGAGATCGGTACGCTCGGCGGCTACTCCACCATTTGGCTCGCTCGCGCACTTCCAGCCGACGGCAAGCTCATCACCCTCGAGCTCGACCCCAAACACGCCACCGTCGCCGCAGCCAACATGCAGCGAACCGGGCTTGCATCCCTCGTCGACATCCGCGTCGGCCCGGCGGTCGAATCGCTCGAAAAGCTGCACGCTGAAAACGCCGGCCCCTTCGACTTCGTCTTCCTCGACGCCGACAAGCCCAACTACCCCGTCTACCTCGATTGGGCCGTCAAACTCTCGCGGCCCGGCACCGTCATCCTCACCGACAACGTCGTCCGCGAGGGAGCCATCGTCGACAAGAACAATGCGGACGAGCGCGTCCAGGGCACACGGGCCTTTCTCGAAAAACTAGGCAACCACCCGCGCCTCGACGCTACCGCCATCCAGACCGTAGGCAGCAAAGGCTACGACGGCTTCGCCCTCGCCGTCGTCAAACCGTAA
- the ispD gene encoding 2-C-methyl-D-erythritol 4-phosphate cytidylyltransferase, which yields MRVFVIIPAAGIGTRMAAANHAAAPKQFLSVGGVPVLVRTVKAFLQVPSIDAVCLAVRGAERERVEAQIREFKLGPRVHMVEGGDNRQGSVANALLALECDDDDVVLVHDAVRPLIDAATIERTIEAVVHHGAAIVGLPAVDTIKQVERTADGAIITATVPRERVVLAQTPQGARFGLLRHAFAEAEADEFAGTDEASLLERAGIEVAVVPGSARNFKITQPGDIELAEFYLKQTAGAGAL from the coding sequence ATGCGAGTTTTTGTCATTATTCCTGCGGCCGGTATTGGCACGCGTATGGCGGCTGCCAACCATGCAGCCGCGCCGAAGCAGTTTCTGAGTGTTGGCGGCGTTCCGGTGCTGGTGCGCACGGTGAAGGCTTTTCTTCAGGTACCGAGTATCGACGCTGTGTGTCTGGCAGTTCGTGGCGCGGAGCGGGAGCGTGTGGAAGCGCAGATCCGCGAGTTCAAGCTGGGGCCGCGCGTCCACATGGTGGAGGGCGGAGACAACCGGCAGGGATCGGTTGCCAACGCTCTGCTGGCGCTGGAGTGCGACGACGACGACGTGGTGCTGGTGCATGACGCGGTGCGTCCGCTGATCGATGCAGCGACAATTGAGCGGACGATTGAAGCGGTGGTGCACCACGGGGCGGCCATCGTAGGACTGCCGGCGGTGGACACGATCAAGCAGGTGGAGCGTACGGCCGATGGCGCCATCATTACAGCGACCGTTCCGCGAGAGCGTGTGGTGCTGGCGCAGACGCCGCAGGGAGCGCGGTTCGGGCTGCTGCGTCATGCGTTCGCTGAGGCGGAGGCCGACGAGTTTGCGGGAACAGATGAGGCAAGCCTGCTGGAACGCGCCGGGATTGAGGTTGCTGTCGTGCCTGGGTCGGCGCGGAACTTCAAGATTACGCAGCCCGGTGATATCGAGTTGGCTGAGTTCTACCTGAAGCAGACTGCCGGGGCAGGTGCGCTATGA
- a CDS encoding DNA polymerase III subunit delta encodes MATSLRSFASTDRFISEITSPSLRPGYILLGDEIFLYDRCRKAVLSTLVPEDFRDFALHDLDLAETSIFEALDRAQTPSLMAPFQVLFIRNLKSLYGRGSKKEEFAAIDAYFRSPNPQALLIFVADHLRIPTDLRKMDYQDKERFERIRETLGDWCGIVELARVDENDATRWVTAAAEARGVRFDPDAARELVDSLGADMMLVSSEFEKLLLYVSAPPSIAPQDRVPHLRDGLIVAKVGEAPQPSSEPSQNQSVILSEAPERAAGESNGAESKDLRLSSPTSIARNRVTLGDVETMVLAAKQRSLYELTDAISQRDRPRALALLHGLLNASDGGEDAAIGHLYMLARTFRQMMIILEKNVRDSRAIWQALWQGFRMPPFAADDLIRQARRYKSRRDLTRAIRLVARADIELRSSPVSKVLVLERLILDLCAEPKPSLFEPSSMQFAMEL; translated from the coding sequence ATGGCCACGTCCCTGCGCAGCTTCGCCTCCACCGACCGGTTTATCAGCGAGATCACCTCGCCGTCCCTCCGTCCCGGCTACATCCTCCTCGGCGACGAGATCTTCCTCTACGATCGCTGCCGCAAAGCCGTCCTCTCCACCCTCGTCCCCGAAGACTTCCGCGACTTCGCACTCCACGACCTCGACCTCGCCGAGACCAGCATCTTCGAGGCGCTCGACCGCGCCCAGACTCCCTCGCTCATGGCGCCCTTCCAGGTGCTCTTCATCCGCAATTTGAAGAGCCTCTACGGCCGCGGCTCGAAGAAGGAAGAGTTCGCCGCCATCGACGCTTACTTCCGCTCCCCCAATCCGCAGGCGCTCCTCATCTTTGTCGCCGACCACCTCCGCATCCCCACCGACCTGCGCAAGATGGACTACCAGGACAAGGAGCGCTTCGAGCGCATCCGCGAGACCCTCGGCGACTGGTGCGGCATCGTCGAGCTGGCCCGCGTCGACGAGAACGACGCCACCCGCTGGGTCACCGCCGCCGCCGAGGCGCGTGGAGTCCGCTTCGACCCCGACGCTGCCCGCGAACTCGTCGACTCACTCGGCGCCGACATGATGCTCGTCTCCAGCGAGTTCGAAAAGCTCCTCCTCTACGTCAGTGCCCCGCCCTCCATAGCGCCACAGGACCGGGTGCCCCATCTTCGCGACGGTCTCATCGTCGCTAAGGTAGGTGAAGCGCCACAGCCCTCAAGTGAACCCTCCCAAAATCAAAGTGTCATCCTGAGCGAAGCCCCTGAGCGAGCCGCAGGCGAGTCGAACGGGGCGGAGTCGAAGGACCTGCGGTTGTCTTCCCCCACCTCCATCGCCCGAAACCGTGTCACCCTCGGCGACGTAGAAACCATGGTCCTCGCCGCCAAGCAGCGCTCCCTCTACGAGCTCACCGACGCCATCTCGCAACGCGACCGCCCCCGCGCCCTCGCCCTCCTCCACGGCCTGCTCAACGCCTCCGACGGAGGCGAGGACGCCGCCATCGGCCACCTTTACATGCTCGCCCGCACCTTCCGCCAGATGATGATCATCCTCGAAAAGAACGTGCGCGACTCACGAGCCATCTGGCAGGCGCTCTGGCAGGGCTTCCGCATGCCGCCCTTCGCCGCCGACGACCTCATCCGCCAGGCCCGCCGCTACAAATCCCGCCGCGACCTCACCCGCGCCATCCGCCTCGTAGCCCGAGCCGACATAGAACTCCGCAGCTCCCCCGTAAGCAAAGTGCTCGTCTTAGAACGCCTCATCCTCGATCTCTGCGCCGAACCAAAACCGTCGCTCTTCGAACCCTCCTCAATGCAGTTCGCGATGGAACTTTAG
- a CDS encoding acyltransferase, whose product MHGKRNFGLDLARATAISMVYLSHGITVFHSLGIGVDLFFVLSGFLIGRIYFRSQAQPDFSFWRFWQARWWRTLPPYYAAIGVFLLLNLAFPSQPRPIPWYYLFFLQNYLGVRDMGVTWSLCVEEHFYLALPILGWLAIRYLGRQRLIWVLPLLALFPQLFRLTAILTTGLPADWYWITHFHSEGLVLGVFLAYLFVDHPKLWGRIRPIALGLSLIPVVLLIALSIHYTPSLKLHGGIFLYYALGFAGWVRVAYDIQWAPKSMAANLVKKSIHGLALCSYSVYLLHTAFFTDMRLLIANWNRGAAKSIFILLSSFLMCVIFYFLVERPTIIWRDRSLRKRKKAAAPNSPAARVETV is encoded by the coding sequence ATGCACGGCAAGCGAAATTTTGGCTTAGACCTCGCCCGTGCCACCGCCATCTCGATGGTGTACCTGTCCCACGGAATTACTGTCTTTCATTCCCTCGGAATTGGAGTCGATCTCTTCTTCGTCCTGTCAGGTTTCCTGATCGGTAGAATTTACTTCCGATCTCAAGCACAACCTGACTTCTCTTTCTGGCGCTTCTGGCAGGCACGATGGTGGAGAACTCTTCCGCCTTACTACGCTGCCATCGGCGTCTTTCTACTCCTCAACCTCGCCTTTCCATCCCAGCCCCGCCCAATCCCTTGGTATTACCTCTTCTTCCTGCAGAACTACCTCGGCGTGCGCGACATGGGCGTCACCTGGAGCCTCTGCGTCGAGGAGCATTTTTACCTGGCTCTACCCATTCTCGGCTGGCTCGCTATCCGATATCTCGGACGGCAGCGGCTTATTTGGGTTCTCCCCCTGCTGGCACTGTTCCCACAACTTTTTCGGCTCACAGCCATCCTCACCACCGGGTTGCCGGCCGACTGGTATTGGATCACCCACTTCCATTCCGAAGGCCTCGTACTTGGAGTCTTCCTTGCCTATCTCTTCGTGGACCACCCAAAGCTGTGGGGGCGCATCCGGCCCATCGCCCTCGGCCTCTCTCTCATTCCCGTCGTTCTCCTCATCGCCCTGAGCATTCACTACACCCCCAGCCTCAAGCTGCATGGAGGAATCTTCCTCTACTACGCCCTCGGCTTCGCAGGATGGGTCCGCGTCGCCTACGACATCCAATGGGCGCCGAAAAGCATGGCCGCCAACCTCGTCAAAAAATCCATCCACGGTCTCGCGCTCTGTTCCTACAGCGTCTACCTGCTGCACACCGCCTTCTTCACCGACATGCGCCTGCTCATCGCTAACTGGAATCGCGGTGCAGCTAAATCCATCTTCATCCTTCTCTCCAGTTTTCTCATGTGCGTTATCTTCTACTTCCTGGTGGAGCGCCCCACCATCATCTGGCGCGATCGATCTCTACGTAAGAGGAAAAAAGCCGCTGCTCCGAATTCCCCGGCCGCACGTGTGGAGACCGTGTAA